In Cygnus olor isolate bCygOlo1 chromosome 22, bCygOlo1.pri.v2, whole genome shotgun sequence, a genomic segment contains:
- the ANKK1 gene encoding ankyrin repeat and protein kinase domain-containing protein 1, which yields MTAEADPQLGSLTVFSKEDFEEDWVKVASGGFGCVYQVKHRRWRTVYAVKCSPYLLQDSSTERTSVNCLMEEATKMEKIKFQHIVTIYGVCNSPLGIVMEYMARGSLEKILPTHKMSWQLKFRVIHEMGLAMNFLHSMTPPLLHLDLKPGNILLDGNMHVKISDFGLSKWMEQSSRMQYIESSALRGTLSYIPPEMFLQNTKPPGIKYDVYSFGIVIWEVLMQKKPYAGANMMAIIVKVAAGKRPCLEPTSDDWPGECQQMVDLMKRCWDQDPKQRPSFTDIPVETDMLLSLIQSLVVDPENERLVRKMSHKPAISGSQQSDKEEFIFSQVPRSAETGKEEVRVPPSQGETESPEDILSEEICRVHDNGLTLLHVMVIQGDVDKVKFLLSCKANVNSRAVCGYTPLIMAVQRRSPDICSVLIEHNADINMPDEDGWTPLHFAAQNGDDRIVRLLLDHQAQVNAQEHDGWTPLHLASQNNFENVARVLLSRQADSNTQEVDGKTALHVAACFGHVSLVKLLASQGADLEKKQKNHRTPLHVAVERGKFRVVHYLLKNGASVNSLDQNHYSALHLAVARGKYLICEKLIKYGANVELRTDKGWTPLHLASFKGHIEIIHLLKDSHAKLNARGSMDWTPLHLATRYSEEPVVCELLRCGADPNIAEKSEWAPLHFAVQRGSFLTVINLLECRADVNAKNKVGWTPLHLAVLKGNMAIIKTLIKAGALLDVEDITGCTALQLAIRHQKENIITLLQGKDSLMNKSGNRTLVNDAKISRPRFVPRRTDL from the exons ATGACTGCGGAGGCAGACCCGCAACTGGGCAGCTTAACCGTCTTCAGCAAGGAGGATTTCGAAGAGGACTGGGTTAAGGTGGCCAGCGGAGGCTTTGGGTGCGTGTACCAAGTCAAGCACAGGAGGTGGAGGACGGTCTATGCGGTGAAATGCTCGCCGTACCTGCTGCAGGACTCCAGCACGGAGAG aaccAGTGTGAACTGTCTAATGGAAGAGGCAACCAAGATGGAGAAAATCAAATTCCAGCACATTGTCACTATCTATGGGGTCTGCAACAGCCCTCTGGGCATAGTGATGGAATATATGGCCAGAGGGTCCTTGGAGAAGATTCTCCCCACTCACAAAATGTCATGGCAGCTCAAATTCCGGGTTATCCATGAGATGGGCTTGGCTATGAATTTCCTGCACAGCATGACACCTCCTTTGCTTCACTTAGATCTAAAGCCAGGGAACATTCTCCTAGACGGGAATATGCATGTCAAG ATCTCAGACTTCGGGCTCTCCAAATGGATGGAGCAGTCGAGCCGAATGCAATACATTGAAAGCTCTGCTCTGAGAGGCACTTTGAGCTACATCCCCCCAGAAATGTTCCTCCAGAACACCAAGCCCCCAGGAATCAAATACGATGTGTACAG CTTCGGAATCGTCATTTGGGAGGTGCTTATGCAGAAGAAACCTTATGCAG GAGCCAACATGATGGCCATTATAGTCAAGGTTGCAGCAGGAAAGAGGCCCTGCCTGGAGCCCACCAGTGACGACTGGCCAGGGGAGTGCCAGCAGATGGTAGACTTGATGAAGAGGTGCTGGGACCAGGACCCTAAGCAGCGGCCAAGCTTTACAG ATATCCCTGTGGAAACAGACATGCTGCTGTCCCTGATACAAAGCCTCGTCGTAGATCCGGAGAACGAGCGCCTTGTCAGGAAGATGTCCCACAAGCCTGCCATCTCGGGGAGCCAGCAG AGTGACAAAGAAGAGTTTATCTTCTCCCAAGTCCCCAGAAGTGCTG AAACGGGTAAAGAGGAGGTCCGTGTGCCGCCTTCTCAGGGTGAGACCGAAAGTCCCGAGGACATCCTGTCCGAGGAGATCTGCAGAGTCCACGACAACGGCCTCACGCTGCTTCACGTCATGGTGATCCAGGGAGACGTGGACAAGGTGAAGTTTCTCCTGAGCTGTAAAGCCAACGTGAACAGCCGGGCAGTCTGCGGCTACACCCCGCTCATCATGGCTGTTCAGAGGAGGTCCCCGGACATCTGCTCGGTGCTGATAGAGCACAATGCAGACATCAACATGCCCGATGAGGATGGCTGGACGCCTCTTCACTTCGCAGCTCAGAATGGGGACGACAGAATTGTCCGCCTCCTGCTGGACCACCAGGCACAGGTAAATGCTCAGGAGCACGACGGGTGGACCCCCCTGCACTTGGCATCACAGAACAACTTTGAGAACGTGGCCCGAGTGCTGCTGTCGCGCCAGGCTGACTCCAACACCCAGGAGGTAGATGGGAAAACGGCCCTCCATGTGGCAGCTTGCTTTGGGCATGTCAGCTTGGTCAAACTCCTTGCCAGCCAAGGAGCAGACCtggagaagaagcagaagaaccACAGGACGCCGCTTCATGTCGCGGTGGAGCGGGGGAAGTTCAGGGTCGTCCACTACTTGCTGAAGAACGGGGCCTCTGTCAACAGCCTGGATCAAAACCACTACAGTGCCCTGCACCTGGCTGTGGCCAGGGGGAAGTACCTCATCTGCGAGAAGCTCATCAAATATGGAGCCAACGTGGAGCTGAGGACGGACAAAGGCTGGACCCCGCTGCACCTGGCTTCTTTCAAAGGGCACATCGAAATCATCCACCTGCTGAAGGACAGCCACGCCAAGCTGAACGCCAGAGGAAGCATGGACTGGACGCCGCTTCACCTGGCCACTCGCTACAGCGAAGAGCCGGTGGTCTGCGAGCTGCTGAGATGTGGGGCAGACCCCAACATCGCTGAGAAGTCGGAGTGGGCCCCCCTGCATTTTGCAGTCCAGCGGGGCTCCTTTCTGACCGTCATCAACCTGCTGGAGTGCAGGGCAGATGTCAATGCTAAGAACAAAGTGGGCTGGACACCCTTGCACCTTGCTGTCCTCAAGGGCAATATGGCCATTATCAAGACCTTGATTAAGGCCGGTGCTCTGCTGGATGTGGAAGATATTACTGGCTGTACAGCCCTCCAGTTGGCAATTAGacatcagaaggaaaatatcatTACGCTGCTCCAAGGCAAGGACTCACTGATGAATAAATCAGGGAATAGGACTCTGGTGAATGATGCAAAGATTTCAAGACCCAGATTTGTTCCAAGAAGGACAGATTTGTAG
- the DRD2 gene encoding D(2) dopamine receptor isoform X1 — MDPLNLSWYNGDIGDRNWSKPLNETNADQKPQYNYYAMLLTLLIFVIVFGNVLVCMAVSREKALQTTTNYLIVSLAVADLLVATLVMPWVVYLEVVGEWRFSRIHCDIFMTLDVMMCTASILNLCAISIDRYTAVAMPMLYNTRYSSKRRVTVMIAVVWVLSFAISCPLLFGLNNADDNECIIANPAFVVYSSIVSFYVPFIVTLLVYVQIYIVLRKRRKRVNTKRSSHGLDSDTQAPLKDKCTHPEDVKLCTVIVKSNGSFQVNKRKVEAESHIEMEMEMVSSTSPPEKTTIKPAAPSNHQLVVPVASNRGTNSTLQAHLGSPGKLEKNGHAKENPHTAKVFEIQSMPNGKLRTTLLKAMNRRKLSQQKEKKATQMLAIVLGVFIICWLPFFITHILNMHCDCNIPPAMYSAFTWLGYVNSAVNPIIYTTFNIEFRKAFMKILHC, encoded by the exons ATGGATCccctaaacctctcctggtaCAACGGTGACATCGGAGACAGGAACTGGAGCAAGCCACTCAACGAGACCAATGCGGACCAGAAGCCTCAGTATAACTACTATGCCATGCTGCTCACCCTCCTCATCTTCGTTATCGTGTTTGGCAACGTGCTGGTGTGTATGGCTGTGTCCAGGGAAAAAGCCCTTCAGACAACCACGAATTACCTGATCGTGAGCTTGGCAGTGGCAGATCTCTTGGTAGCAACTCTGGTCATGCCATGGGTGGTCTATCTGGAG GTGGTTGGTGAGTGGAGGTTCAGTCGCATCCACTGTGATATCTTCATGACCCTTGATGTCATGATGTGCACCGCCAGCATCCTCAACCTCTGTGCCATCAGCATTGACAG GTACACAGCGGTAGCGATGCCAATGCTGTATAACACCCGCTACAGCTCAAAGCGCAGGGTCACCGTCATGATTGCTGTGGTCTGGGTGCTTTCGTTTGCCATCTCCTGCCCTCTCCTGTTTGGCCTCAACAACGCAG ATGATAATGAGTGCATCATTGCCAATCCTGCCTTTGTCGTGTATTCATCTATTGTCTCCTTCTACGTCCCCTTCATCGTCACCCTGCTGGTGTATGTGCAGATTTACATCGTGCTCCGCAAGCGCAGGAAGCGTGTCAACACCAAGCGCAGCAGCCATGGCCTGGACTCAGACACGCAGGCACCGCTGAAG GACAAATGCACTCATCCAGAAGACGTGAAGCTCTGCACAGTTATTGTGAAGTCCAATGGGAGTTTCCAAGTTAATAAGCGCAAAGTG GAGGCAGAGAGTCACATAGAGATGGAAATGGAGATGGTGTCCAGTACCAGTCCCCCTGAGAAAACCACCATCAAACCAGCAGCCCCAAGCAACCACCAGTTGGTTGTGCCGGTTGCTTCTAATCGGGGCACCAACTCAACCCTGCAGGCACACTTGGGCAGCCCTGGGAAACTGGAGAAGAATGGACATGCCAAAGAAAACCCTCACACAGCCAAGGTCTTCGAGATCCAGTCTATGCCCAACGGGAAGCTAAGGACCACTCTTCTCAAGGCTATGAACAGGAGGAAACTGtcacaacagaaggaaaagaaagccacTCAGATGCTAGCCATCGTACTTG gtgTTTTCATCATCTGCTGGCTCCCGTTCTTCATCACTCACATCCTGAACATGCACTGCGATTGCAACATCCCCCCAGCAATGTACAGCGCCTTTACGTGGCTTGGATATGTCAACAGTGCTGTCAACCCAATTATTTATACCACCTTCAATATTGAATTTCGCAAAGCTTTCATGAAGATCCTCCactgttaa
- the DRD2 gene encoding D(2) dopamine receptor isoform X2, with protein sequence MWRAGLSVKGSLQLSWAKDITSALPQPGALHRLLPAADVLGRYTAVAMPMLYNTRYSSKRRVTVMIAVVWVLSFAISCPLLFGLNNADDNECIIANPAFVVYSSIVSFYVPFIVTLLVYVQIYIVLRKRRKRVNTKRSSHGLDSDTQAPLKDKCTHPEDVKLCTVIVKSNGSFQVNKRKVEAESHIEMEMEMVSSTSPPEKTTIKPAAPSNHQLVVPVASNRGTNSTLQAHLGSPGKLEKNGHAKENPHTAKVFEIQSMPNGKLRTTLLKAMNRRKLSQQKEKKATQMLAIVLGVFIICWLPFFITHILNMHCDCNIPPAMYSAFTWLGYVNSAVNPIIYTTFNIEFRKAFMKILHC encoded by the exons ATGTGGAGAGCTGGTCTGTCAGTGAAGGGAAGTTTGCAGTTGTCCTGGGCTAAAGATATCACCAGCGCACTCCCCCAGCCTGGTGCGCTCCACAGACTGCTGCCCGCTGCTGATGTTCTAGGCAG GTACACAGCGGTAGCGATGCCAATGCTGTATAACACCCGCTACAGCTCAAAGCGCAGGGTCACCGTCATGATTGCTGTGGTCTGGGTGCTTTCGTTTGCCATCTCCTGCCCTCTCCTGTTTGGCCTCAACAACGCAG ATGATAATGAGTGCATCATTGCCAATCCTGCCTTTGTCGTGTATTCATCTATTGTCTCCTTCTACGTCCCCTTCATCGTCACCCTGCTGGTGTATGTGCAGATTTACATCGTGCTCCGCAAGCGCAGGAAGCGTGTCAACACCAAGCGCAGCAGCCATGGCCTGGACTCAGACACGCAGGCACCGCTGAAG GACAAATGCACTCATCCAGAAGACGTGAAGCTCTGCACAGTTATTGTGAAGTCCAATGGGAGTTTCCAAGTTAATAAGCGCAAAGTG GAGGCAGAGAGTCACATAGAGATGGAAATGGAGATGGTGTCCAGTACCAGTCCCCCTGAGAAAACCACCATCAAACCAGCAGCCCCAAGCAACCACCAGTTGGTTGTGCCGGTTGCTTCTAATCGGGGCACCAACTCAACCCTGCAGGCACACTTGGGCAGCCCTGGGAAACTGGAGAAGAATGGACATGCCAAAGAAAACCCTCACACAGCCAAGGTCTTCGAGATCCAGTCTATGCCCAACGGGAAGCTAAGGACCACTCTTCTCAAGGCTATGAACAGGAGGAAACTGtcacaacagaaggaaaagaaagccacTCAGATGCTAGCCATCGTACTTG gtgTTTTCATCATCTGCTGGCTCCCGTTCTTCATCACTCACATCCTGAACATGCACTGCGATTGCAACATCCCCCCAGCAATGTACAGCGCCTTTACGTGGCTTGGATATGTCAACAGTGCTGTCAACCCAATTATTTATACCACCTTCAATATTGAATTTCGCAAAGCTTTCATGAAGATCCTCCactgttaa